One window from the genome of Staphylococcus hsinchuensis encodes:
- a CDS encoding ArsR/SmtB family transcription factor, with protein MEVIKAKTDMNEDQQLDFYENMFNALADKNRLKILNQISQSPNKSLCVCDLEELLDLKQSKISYHLKKLVSAQILIPEKYGTWNYYKINEAQIQVVLTEDTCCKIL; from the coding sequence ATGGAAGTTATTAAAGCAAAAACTGATATGAATGAAGATCAACAATTAGATTTTTATGAAAACATGTTTAATGCACTTGCTGACAAAAATAGATTAAAAATACTTAATCAAATTAGTCAAAGCCCTAATAAATCACTATGTGTATGCGACTTAGAGGAGTTATTAGATTTAAAACAATCTAAAATTTCATATCATTTAAAAAAACTAGTAAGTGCACAGATTTTAATACCTGAAAAATACGGTACTTGGAACTACTACAAAATCAATGAAGCACAAATTCAAGTTGTATTAACTGAAGATACTTGCTGTAAAATATTATAG
- a CDS encoding permease — translation MTDSIIEFIKTFLMLFFELLALFIVVSFIVSLIQQVVSEDKIQKLLSKPNKATNYVLGMIFGAITPFCSCSTIPILAGLLNSKVPFGPAMSFLIASPLMNPLMIFMLWILLGWKVAVVYFVVLAIFSILTGLVFSKMNLAESYKGVNVKGDGFFTNKSGSRVKQALNDAWAFLYPMLPYLIIGVFIGAFIYGFIPETFITQYASGDSIISVIIASVIGIPMYIRPETMLPIAEALVSKGMSLGTVVPLIIGGAGASIPEVVLLSKLFKKKFVISFVIAILVVAIATGLVVNLII, via the coding sequence ATGACAGATTCAATCATAGAATTCATAAAAACATTTTTAATGTTATTTTTTGAATTGTTAGCATTATTTATAGTTGTAAGTTTTATTGTAAGTTTAATTCAACAAGTAGTATCAGAAGATAAAATACAAAAGCTTTTAAGCAAACCAAATAAAGCAACCAACTATGTATTAGGAATGATTTTTGGTGCTATTACACCATTTTGTTCTTGTTCTACTATTCCTATACTTGCAGGTTTGTTAAACTCTAAAGTTCCGTTTGGTCCAGCTATGAGTTTCTTAATCGCTTCGCCACTCATGAATCCACTCATGATATTTATGCTATGGATTTTATTAGGGTGGAAAGTTGCTGTTGTTTATTTTGTTGTATTAGCGATATTCAGCATTTTAACTGGCCTTGTTTTTTCAAAAATGAATTTAGCAGAGAGTTATAAAGGCGTTAATGTCAAAGGTGATGGATTTTTCACTAATAAATCAGGATCTCGTGTTAAGCAAGCGCTAAATGATGCTTGGGCTTTCCTATATCCAATGTTACCTTATTTAATTATTGGTGTATTTATTGGGGCATTTATTTATGGATTTATTCCAGAAACCTTTATAACACAATATGCGAGTGGTGATAGTATTATCTCTGTTATTATTGCTTCTGTTATTGGTATACCTATGTATATTAGACCAGAAACAATGCTTCCTATAGCTGAAGCTTTAGTATCTAAAGGTATGTCACTGGGAACAGTCGTACCATTAATTATAGGTGGCGCAGGAGCAAGTATTCCTGAAGTTGTATTGTTATCGAAATTATTTAAAAAGAAATTTGTAATATCTTTTGTTATAGCAATTTTAGTCGTAGCTATTGCTACTGGTCTAGTTGTTAACTTAATCATTTAA
- a CDS encoding ParA family protein, producing the protein MNIITVGNFKGGVGKTTVSTLLSYIASENYNKKVLLIDFDPQGNATQIMKRTYPEFKEESLSFINMLKSGNIDESIIRLTSNLSLLPADSSLANLSDIISKTDILKKRYILKNVVEKIEKIYDFDYVFIDVPPTINSDFTNNAVYASNYILMVFQTQQSAYESSLSFVNFLRDRKKESDLPFELVGAVPVLIKKNGRVDKQILEMSKSAFSEALFEHQIYQRERIKKFAADGIKDKDMHDKKVIHMFNKVYEELVSRIKLIEEE; encoded by the coding sequence TTGAATATAATAACAGTTGGAAATTTTAAAGGTGGCGTAGGTAAAACTACAGTATCTACATTACTTTCTTATATTGCATCTGAAAACTATAACAAAAAGGTTCTTTTAATAGATTTTGATCCTCAAGGTAACGCTACTCAAATTATGAAAAGAACTTATCCAGAATTTAAAGAGGAATCACTTTCATTCATAAATATGCTAAAAAGTGGAAATATAGATGAAAGTATCATTAGATTAACTTCTAATTTATCATTATTGCCCGCTGATTCGTCTTTGGCTAATTTATCCGATATTATTTCAAAAACAGACATTTTGAAAAAAAGATATATTTTAAAAAATGTGGTAGAAAAAATTGAAAAAATTTATGATTTCGATTATGTATTTATAGATGTGCCACCTACTATAAATTCAGATTTTACTAATAATGCTGTTTACGCAAGTAATTATATTTTAATGGTATTTCAAACACAACAATCAGCTTATGAGAGCAGTCTTTCTTTTGTTAATTTTCTAAGAGATAGAAAAAAAGAGTCAGATTTACCATTTGAATTAGTTGGTGCAGTTCCAGTATTAATAAAAAAAAATGGACGAGTAGATAAACAAATATTAGAGATGTCTAAATCTGCGTTTTCTGAAGCATTATTTGAACACCAAATATATCAAAGAGAAAGAATAAAAAAGTTCGCTGCTGATGGGATAAAAGATAAAGATATGCATGATAAAAAAGTCATACATATGTTCAACAAAGTATATGAAGAATTAGTTAGTAGAATTAAATTAATTGAGGAGGAATGA
- a CDS encoding replication initiator protein A, with protein sequence MTEERFNIQQQYREKFYQLPKVFFTNEKYMQLSNDAKIAYALLKDRLELSIKNNWFDDNGDIFFIFTNEKLKAILNCHDGKLTKIKKELSKNNLLEQVRCGQGRPNKLYLMNPEVTKEDVYEIKKQEENIDETCHDTEMRFSHFKNCENRISRNAEIAQQEMRKSHTNDTELNDTDISNTDSSDTNDMNDVREENVEATKPNHPNHTNHLQQQSDEEALKHLELQEMPEDTKRYMNNFSAKEIQIIKSVILKAKRSFNDMYGEVYMLEDMDDELFTVLKRFKGIMVKKQETVEAMQGYLMRSILSELEEMRSTNMRRKNFENSPLNVFKT encoded by the coding sequence ATGACTGAAGAAAGATTTAATATCCAACAACAATATAGAGAAAAATTTTATCAACTGCCAAAAGTGTTTTTTACTAATGAGAAATATATGCAATTAAGTAATGATGCTAAAATTGCGTACGCTTTGTTAAAAGACAGATTAGAATTATCAATAAAGAACAATTGGTTTGATGATAATGGCGATATATTTTTCATTTTCACAAATGAAAAACTTAAAGCTATATTAAATTGTCATGATGGTAAATTAACAAAAATTAAAAAAGAGTTATCAAAAAATAATCTTTTAGAACAAGTAAGATGTGGGCAAGGACGACCTAATAAATTATATTTAATGAATCCTGAAGTTACTAAAGAAGACGTTTATGAAATCAAAAAACAAGAAGAAAACATTGATGAGACTTGTCATGACACTGAAATGCGATTTTCGCATTTCAAGAATTGCGAAAATCGCATTTCTAGAAATGCTGAAATCGCACAACAAGAAATGCGAAAATCGCACACTAATGATACTGAACTTAATGACACTGATATTAGTAATACTGATTCTAGTGATACGAATGATATGAATGATGTAAGAGAAGAAAATGTAGAAGCTACAAAACCTAATCATCCAAATCATACGAATCATTTACAACAACAATCCGATGAAGAAGCTTTAAAACATTTAGAACTTCAGGAAATGCCCGAAGATACAAAGAGATATATGAATAACTTTAGTGCTAAAGAAATACAAATCATTAAATCAGTTATTTTAAAAGCTAAGCGTTCGTTTAATGATATGTATGGTGAAGTGTATATGCTTGAAGATATGGATGATGAATTATTTACAGTACTTAAAAGATTCAAAGGTATAATGGTTAAAAAACAAGAAACTGTTGAAGCTATGCAAGGATATTTAATGCGCTCTATTTTGTCCGAATTAGAAGAAATGCGCTCAACGAATATGCGTAGAAAAAACTTTGAAAACAGTCCACTCAACGTATTTAAAACATAA
- a CDS encoding zinc ribbon domain-containing protein codes for MNFSLVKSFLPHMTKEDMRVIQVPNWYLSYYRRFPEKLENCKYKHIKAINDYIKQEKAHIIGIDLGKYHYLTTSNIDRSFVFVDKHNTLFHLFRKYERRIANKQYDNSEAYSKLKTGLKSHINQVVNEMLEQTSNRFQTVFALGDHGSSHLSFPSLVFDLTYFAIKQRKNENDEILIVDESFTSIECPICHDRNQYNRTNKNKFKCTKCGFIHQNNDIVAASNIAKKGQLLNS; via the coding sequence ATGAATTTTTCGTTAGTTAAAAGTTTTTTACCTCACATGACAAAAGAGGATATGAGGGTCATTCAAGTTCCGAATTGGTATTTAAGCTATTATAGACGTTTTCCAGAAAAGCTAGAAAACTGTAAATATAAGCATATCAAAGCGATTAACGATTATATAAAACAAGAAAAAGCTCATATTATTGGTATCGATTTAGGTAAATACCATTATTTAACAACGTCAAATATAGATCGATCTTTTGTTTTTGTCGATAAACATAACACGCTCTTCCATCTTTTTAGAAAATACGAGAGACGTATTGCTAATAAGCAATATGATAATAGCGAAGCTTATTCTAAACTGAAAACAGGACTTAAAAGCCACATCAATCAAGTAGTTAACGAAATGTTAGAACAAACGTCCAATCGTTTTCAAACCGTCTTTGCATTAGGTGATCATGGTTCAAGCCATTTATCTTTTCCTAGTTTGGTATTTGACTTGACTTATTTTGCGATTAAGCAGCGAAAAAATGAAAATGACGAAATACTGATCGTTGATGAAAGTTTCACGTCTATTGAATGTCCAATATGCCATGATAGAAATCAGTACAACAGAACTAATAAAAATAAGTTTAAGTGTACAAAATGTGGATTCATACATCAAAACAATGATATTGTAGCTGCTAGCAATATAGCAAAGAAAGGACAATTATTAAATTCTTAA
- a CDS encoding IS6-like element IS257 family transposase, whose translation MNYFRYKQFNKDVITVAVGYYLRYALSYHDISEILSERGVNVHHSTVYRWVQEYAPILYQIWKKKHKKAYYKWRIDETYIKIKGKWSYLYRAIDAEGHTLDIWLRKQRDNHSAYAFIKRLIKQFGKPQKVITDQAPSTKVAMAKVIKAFKLKPDCHCTSKYLNNLIEQDHRHIKVRKTRYQSINTAKNTLKGIECIYALYKKNRRSLQIYGFSPCHEISIMLAS comes from the coding sequence ATGAACTATTTCAGATATAAACAATTTAACAAGGATGTTATCACTGTAGCCGTTGGCTACTATCTAAGATATGCATTGAGTTATCATGATATATCTGAAATATTAAGTGAACGTGGTGTAAACGTTCATCATTCAACGGTCTACCGTTGGGTTCAAGAATATGCCCCAATTTTGTATCAAATTTGGAAGAAAAAGCATAAAAAAGCTTATTACAAATGGCGTATTGATGAGACGTACATCAAAATAAAAGGAAAATGGAGCTATTTATATCGTGCCATTGATGCAGAGGGACATACATTAGATATTTGGTTGCGTAAGCAACGAGATAATCATTCAGCATATGCGTTTATCAAACGTCTCATTAAACAATTTGGTAAACCTCAAAAGGTAATTACAGATCAGGCACCTTCAACGAAGGTCGCAATGGCTAAAGTAATTAAAGCTTTTAAACTTAAACCTGACTGTCATTGTACATCGAAATATCTGAATAACCTCATTGAGCAAGATCACCGTCATATTAAAGTAAGAAAGACAAGGTATCAAAGTATCAATACAGCAAAGAATACTTTAAAAGGTATTGAATGTATTTACGCTCTATATAAAAAGAACCGCAGGTCTCTTCAGATCTACGGATTTTCGCCATGCCACGAAATTAGCATCATGCTAGCAAGTTAA
- a CDS encoding aminoacyltransferase, with protein MHFTTLTEKEYEDFINSRPVHFTQSIDQYRFRKNKDNDVHLVGVKDNDEVIGACLLSEARALKIFKYFYSHKGPVLDYNNKILVDCFFKGLTKYLKKHRTLFASLDPYILENIRNTNGEILHSFNNTNLIYQLSKLGYKHQGYTVGYSQKSQIRWLSVLNLKDKSKDTIWKDMEYQTRRNINKSLEMGVETITLDISETQRFYRLFKMAEERHNFKYRENPYKFFKEAQVMYPQNSMVKLSYINLQNYLKQLEITRVELNKSMEMIKDKLKENPNSKKSKSQHKQLEQKLQSNKKKVQEAQSLIDSEGNILDLAAALYIYNKDEVYYLSSGSNPNFYQFKGAYALQWDMIQFALDHQIPRYNFYGITGDFSKDADDYGVQQFKKGFGAHIEEYIGDFIKPIHPLFYKIYQILNK; from the coding sequence ATGCATTTTACAACTTTGACAGAAAAAGAATATGAAGATTTTATCAATAGTAGACCAGTACATTTCACGCAATCTATAGATCAATATCGATTTCGTAAAAATAAAGACAATGATGTTCATTTGGTTGGAGTTAAAGATAATGATGAAGTCATAGGTGCTTGTTTACTATCTGAAGCAAGAGCGTTAAAAATATTTAAATATTTTTATTCTCATAAGGGACCGGTTCTTGACTATAATAATAAAATACTTGTTGATTGCTTTTTTAAAGGATTAACTAAATATTTGAAAAAGCACAGAACATTATTTGCATCATTGGATCCATATATTTTAGAAAACATTAGAAATACAAATGGAGAAATACTACATTCCTTTAATAATACAAATTTAATATATCAACTTTCAAAATTAGGATATAAACATCAAGGGTATACAGTCGGTTATTCTCAAAAAAGTCAGATTCGTTGGTTGTCTGTATTGAATTTAAAAGATAAAAGTAAAGATACTATATGGAAAGATATGGAATATCAAACACGACGTAATATCAATAAATCCTTAGAAATGGGAGTTGAAACAATTACATTAGATATATCTGAGACACAACGGTTTTATCGTTTGTTTAAAATGGCTGAAGAAAGACATAATTTTAAATATAGAGAGAACCCTTATAAATTTTTTAAAGAAGCTCAAGTAATGTATCCACAAAATTCAATGGTTAAGTTATCTTATATTAACTTGCAAAATTATTTAAAACAACTTGAAATTACAAGGGTAGAATTAAATAAATCAATGGAAATGATAAAAGATAAGCTCAAAGAAAATCCGAATTCTAAAAAGAGTAAATCTCAACATAAACAATTAGAACAAAAACTTCAAAGTAATAAAAAGAAAGTTCAAGAAGCACAAAGTTTAATTGATAGTGAAGGTAATATTTTAGATTTAGCAGCTGCTTTATATATATATAATAAAGATGAAGTTTACTATCTTTCGAGCGGTTCAAACCCTAATTTTTACCAATTTAAAGGAGCATACGCATTACAATGGGACATGATTCAATTTGCACTAGATCATCAGATTCCAAGATATAATTTTTATGGAATTACAGGAGACTTTAGTAAAGATGCTGATGATTATGGAGTACAACAGTTTAAAAAGGGATTTGGTGCACATATTGAAGAATATATTGGAGATTTTATTAAACCTATACATCCATTGTTTTATAAAATTTATCAAATTTTGAATAAATAA
- a CDS encoding IS6 family transposase, giving the protein MNYFRYKQFNKDVITVAVGYYLRYALSYRDISEILRERGVNVHHSTIYRWVQEYAPILYQIWKKKHKKAYYKWRVDETYIKIKGKWCYLYRAIDADGHTLDIWLRKKRDNHSAYAFIKRLIKQFGKPQMIITDQAPSTKVAMSKLIKDFKLNPDCHCTSKYLNNLIEQDHRHIKVRKTRYQSVNTAKNTLKGIECIYGLYKKNRRSLQIYGFSPCYEINHMLAS; this is encoded by the coding sequence ATGAATTATTTTAGATATAAGCAATTTAATAAAGATGTAATAACTGTAGCCGTCGGCTATTACTTAAGATACGCGCTTAGTTATCGTGATATATCTGAAATACTAAGAGAACGCGGCGTTAACGTTCATCATTCAACGATCTACCGTTGGGTTCAAGAATATGCTCCTATTTTGTATCAAATTTGGAAGAAAAAGCATAAAAAAGCTTATTATAAATGGCGCGTTGATGAGACATACATTAAAATAAAAGGAAAATGGTGCTATTTATATCGTGCCATTGATGCAGATGGTCATACATTGGATATTTGGTTACGTAAGAAACGAGATAATCATTCAGCATATGCGTTTATTAAGCGACTTATTAAACAATTTGGTAAACCTCAAATGATAATTACAGACCAGGCACCTTCGACGAAGGTGGCAATGTCTAAGTTGATTAAAGATTTTAAACTTAATCCCGACTGTCATTGTACATCTAAATATCTTAATAACCTCATTGAGCAGGATCACCGTCATATTAAAGTGAGAAAGACGAGATATCAAAGCGTCAATACGGCAAAGAATACACTCAAAGGTATTGAATGTATTTATGGTCTATATAAAAAGAACCGTAGGTCTCTTCAGATCTACGGATTTTCGCCGTGCTACGAAATTAATCACATGTTGGCCAGTTAA
- a CDS encoding SE2200 family small protein, whose translation MLSVKKLLIVTIISTIGFCALKRYQKHVNQAPNIEY comes from the coding sequence ATGTTAAGCGTGAAAAAATTATTAATAGTAACAATTATTAGTACTATTGGTTTTTGTGCACTCAAACGTTACCAAAAACATGTAAACCAAGCACCAAACATAGAATATTAG
- the lqo gene encoding L-lactate dehydrogenase (quinone) → MNTKEPKTVVVIGAGVLSTTFSSMLKELEPSWNIKLYERLDRPGIESSNERHNAGTGHAALCELNYTVKQPDGSIDIEKAKEINEQFEISKQFWGYLVKNNSISNPKEFIQPLPHISFVRGKNNVQFLKDRYHAMKDFPMFDNIEYTEDIEEMRKWVPLMMEGHSSSDIMAASKINEGTDVNFGELTRKMAKNIEQHPNANVQYNHEVIDFNHRKDGKWEVKVRQRNSGDVQTELADYVFIGAGGGAIPLLQKTGIPESKHLGGFPITGQFLICTNPDIIAQHDAKVYGKEPPGTPPMTVPHLDTRYIDGERTLLFGPFASVGPKFLKNGSNFDLFKSIKPYNITTLLSAAAKNLPLIKYSFDQILMTKEGCMNHLRTFYPEARDEDWQLYTAGKRVQVIKDTPEYGKGFIQFGTEVVNSEDHSVIALLGESPGASTSVSVALEVLEKNFPEYESEWTPKIQKMIPSYGKSLINDTALMKKIRQQTSKDLELNYYQNNK, encoded by the coding sequence ATGAATACAAAAGAGCCAAAAACAGTTGTTGTTATTGGCGCTGGTGTTTTAAGCACAACTTTTAGTTCTATGCTTAAAGAGTTAGAACCAAGTTGGAATATAAAACTATATGAACGTTTAGATCGTCCTGGTATCGAAAGTTCAAATGAGCGTCATAATGCTGGAACAGGTCATGCTGCTTTATGTGAATTGAACTATACAGTGAAACAACCTGATGGATCAATTGATATAGAAAAAGCAAAAGAAATTAATGAACAGTTTGAGATTTCAAAACAATTTTGGGGTTATTTAGTTAAAAATAATAGTATTTCTAACCCTAAAGAATTTATTCAACCATTACCTCACATTAGTTTTGTTAGAGGTAAAAATAACGTTCAATTCTTAAAGGATCGTTATCATGCTATGAAGGATTTTCCAATGTTCGACAATATTGAATATACAGAAGATATTGAAGAGATGAGAAAATGGGTTCCATTAATGATGGAGGGTCATAGCTCAAGTGATATTATGGCTGCTAGTAAGATTAACGAAGGTACAGACGTTAACTTTGGAGAGCTTACTCGTAAAATGGCTAAAAATATTGAACAACATCCTAATGCCAATGTCCAATATAATCATGAAGTAATAGACTTTAACCATCGAAAAGATGGTAAATGGGAAGTTAAAGTGCGTCAACGTAACAGCGGTGATGTTCAAACTGAACTTGCTGATTATGTATTTATTGGTGCTGGTGGTGGTGCTATTCCACTATTACAAAAAACTGGAATTCCAGAAAGTAAACATTTGGGCGGATTCCCTATTACAGGACAATTTTTAATTTGTACTAACCCAGACATTATAGCCCAACACGATGCCAAAGTTTACGGTAAAGAGCCACCTGGCACACCACCTATGACAGTACCTCACTTGGATACTCGATATATTGATGGTGAACGTACATTATTATTTGGTCCATTCGCTAGTGTGGGTCCTAAGTTCTTAAAAAATGGTTCTAATTTTGATTTATTTAAATCAATCAAACCATATAATATTACAACATTGTTATCTGCTGCTGCTAAAAACCTACCTTTAATCAAATATTCATTTGATCAAATATTAATGACTAAAGAAGGTTGTATGAATCATTTACGTACATTTTATCCAGAAGCACGTGATGAAGATTGGCAATTATACACTGCAGGCAAACGTGTACAAGTGATTAAAGATACTCCCGAATATGGTAAAGGATTTATTCAATTTGGTACAGAAGTTGTTAATTCTGAAGATCATTCGGTAATAGCTTTATTAGGAGAGTCTCCAGGAGCATCGACTTCAGTATCTGTAGCTTTAGAAGTACTTGAGAAAAACTTCCCTGAATATGAATCTGAATGGACACCTAAAATACAAAAAATGATTCCATCTTATGGTAAATCACTCATTAATGATACTGCGTTAATGAAAAAAATCCGTCAACAGACATCAAAAGATTTAGAATTAAATTACTATCAAAACAATAAGTAG
- a CDS encoding CsbD family protein produces the protein MSEEKFEQAKGNIKETIGDATDNKDLKAEGKGDKASGKAKEVVDDVKDKANDLIDKVKGDKN, from the coding sequence ATGAGCGAAGAAAAATTCGAACAAGCAAAAGGAAATATCAAAGAGACTATTGGAGATGCTACTGATAATAAGGATTTAAAAGCAGAAGGCAAAGGAGATAAAGCTTCTGGTAAAGCCAAAGAAGTAGTAGATGATGTTAAAGACAAAGCTAATGATTTGATTGATAAAGTTAAAGGAGATAAAAACTAA
- a CDS encoding CadD family cadmium resistance transporter → MIQTIVTAAILYIATAVDLLVILLIFFARAKTRKEYRDIYIGQYVGSVALIVVSLFFAFVLNYVPEKWILGLLGLIPIYLGIKVAIYDDCEGEKRAKKELNEKGLSKLVGTVAIVTIASCGADNIGLFVPYFVTLSVTNLLITLFVFLILIFFLVFTAQKLANIPGVGEIVEKFSRWIMAFIYIALGLFIIIENDTIQTILGFIF, encoded by the coding sequence ATGATTCAGACTATTGTAACTGCTGCTATTCTTTATATTGCTACAGCAGTTGATTTATTAGTAATTTTATTAATATTTTTTGCTAGAGCAAAGACTAGGAAAGAATATCGAGATATTTATATTGGTCAATATGTAGGATCTGTGGCATTGATTGTCGTAAGTTTATTCTTTGCCTTTGTCTTAAATTATGTTCCTGAAAAATGGATATTAGGATTATTAGGGTTAATACCGATTTATTTAGGAATTAAAGTAGCTATTTATGATGATTGTGAAGGAGAAAAGAGAGCTAAAAAAGAATTGAATGAAAAAGGATTGTCTAAATTAGTTGGTACGGTTGCAATTGTTACGATAGCAAGTTGTGGTGCTGATAATATTGGTTTATTTGTTCCGTATTTTGTGACATTAAGTGTTACTAATTTATTAATTACTTTGTTTGTCTTTTTAATTTTAATTTTCTTCTTGGTATTTACTGCACAAAAATTAGCTAATATTCCAGGAGTTGGAGAAATTGTTGAGAAATTTAGTCGTTGGATTATGGCTTTTATTTATATAGCTTTAGGTTTATTTATTATTATTGAAAATGATACTATTCAAACAATTTTAGGATTTATATTTTAA
- a CDS encoding ArsR/SmtB family transcription factor, whose translation MSYENACDVICVHEDKVNNALSFLEDDKSKKLLNILEKICDEKKLKIILSLIKEDELCVCDISLILKMSVASTSHHLRLLYKNEVLDFYKDGKMAYYFIKDDEIREFFSKNQKGF comes from the coding sequence ATGAGTTATGAAAATGCTTGTGATGTGATCTGTGTACATGAGGATAAAGTTAACAATGCTTTAAGTTTTTTAGAAGATGATAAATCTAAGAAATTACTTAACATTTTAGAAAAAATTTGTGATGAGAAGAAATTGAAAATCATATTATCTTTGATTAAAGAAGATGAGTTGTGTGTTTGTGATATTTCTTTGATATTGAAAATGAGTGTTGCTTCAACTTCACATCATTTAAGACTTTTATATAAAAATGAGGTGCTTGATTTTTATAAAGATGGAAAGATGGCATATTATTTTATTAAAGACGATGAAATAAGAGAGTTTTTCTCTAAAAATCAGAAGGGTTTTTGA
- a CDS encoding type I toxin-antitoxin system Fst family toxin, with the protein MELLFVSIIAPVVSGCIIAGFTFWLNSRNK; encoded by the coding sequence GTGGAACTGCTTTTTGTTAGTATAATTGCACCTGTTGTTTCAGGATGCATAATTGCGGGTTTTACGTTTTGGCTAAACAGCCGCAATAAATAA
- a CDS encoding LysR family transcriptional regulator, giving the protein MDSLKVLTEVVKTQSFTKAAENLYTSQPSISRDIKRLELEYDVKIFEFRHSKMSLTSDGEKLFQYALQREHLEQTLRHDLKMQPDTISGDLTVGSSYTYGEYRLSQHLTDLAKKYPELYIHVQLNNSDTVLQHIKNNIIDLGIIEKEVQSNIIYSRRIAQDEIVLIRKKSSSPNKAICFIRERGSGTRVYQENALSQMTSSSYLVEINNTNLIKNMVHAGNGFSIVSKSTLTPYDLEKLEVTNLDITRYFYLVIHKDKYIDTKLNEVIKNLVS; this is encoded by the coding sequence ATGGATTCATTAAAAGTTCTAACTGAAGTAGTTAAAACGCAAAGCTTTACTAAGGCTGCAGAAAATTTATATACTTCACAGCCATCAATAAGTCGTGATATTAAACGATTAGAACTGGAATACGATGTAAAAATTTTCGAATTTAGACATTCTAAAATGTCTTTAACGAGTGATGGGGAGAAACTATTTCAATATGCTTTACAGCGTGAGCATTTAGAACAAACCTTAAGACACGATTTGAAAATGCAGCCTGATACGATTTCGGGAGATTTAACGGTAGGGAGTAGTTACACGTATGGCGAATATCGATTGTCACAACATCTTACTGATTTAGCAAAAAAATATCCTGAATTATATATTCATGTGCAATTAAATAATTCTGATACAGTATTACAACATATTAAGAATAACATTATCGATTTAGGTATAATCGAAAAAGAGGTTCAAAGCAATATCATATACAGTAGACGTATTGCTCAAGATGAAATAGTATTAATTCGTAAAAAATCATCATCTCCAAATAAAGCAATATGCTTTATCAGAGAACGTGGATCAGGTACACGCGTTTACCAAGAAAATGCATTATCACAAATGACTTCATCATCCTATTTAGTAGAAATTAATAATACAAATCTAATTAAAAATATGGTCCATGCTGGTAACGGCTTTTCTATTGTTTCTAAATCCACATTAACGCCGTATGATTTAGAAAAACTAGAAGTAACAAACTTAGACATCACACGCTATTTCTATTTAGTCATACATAAAGATAAGTATATTGATACGAAACTTAATGAAGTCATCAAAAATTTGGTTTCATAA